In Neomonachus schauinslandi chromosome 6, ASM220157v2, whole genome shotgun sequence, a genomic segment contains:
- the NIT1 gene encoding deaminated glutathione amidase isoform X1 has protein sequence MLGFIVRPPHQLLSFLLCPGLQIPRLSVLCAQPRPRAMAISSSSWELPLVAVCQVTSTPDKQENFKTCAELVREAARLGACLAFLPEAFDFIARDPAETLRLSEPLGGNLLGEYTQLARECGLWLSLGGFHERGQDWEQTQKIYNCHVLLDNKGSVVATYRKTHLCDVEIPGQGPMCESNSTIPGPSLESPVSTPVGKIGLAICYDMRFPELSLALAQAGAEILTYPSAFGSVTGPAHWEVLLRARAIETQCYVVAAAQCGRHHEKRASYGHSMVVDPWGTVVARCPEGPGLCLARIDLRYVRQLRQHLPVFEHRRPDLYGSLGRPRS, from the exons AT GCTGGGCTTCATCGTCAGGCCTCCTCACCAGCTCCTGTCCTTTCTTTTGTGTCCTGGACTCCAGATACCTCGACTCTCAGTACTTTGTGCACAGCCCAG GCCCAGAGCCATGGCCATCTCTTCTTCTTCCTGGGAACTGCCGCTGGTGGCTGTGTGCCAGGTAACATCAACACCAGACAAGCAGGAGAACTTTAAAACATGCGCCGAGCTTGTTCGAGAGGCTGCCAGACTGGGTGCTTGCCTCGCTTTCCTGCCTGAGGCATTTGACTTCATTGCAAGGGACCCCGCAGAGACACTACGCCTGTCTGAACCACTGGGTGGGAACCTTTTGGGAGAATATACCCAGCTTGCCAG GGAATGTGGACTCTGGCTGTCCTTGGGTGGTTTCCATGAGCGAGGCCAAGACTGGGAGCAGACTCAGAAAATCTACAATTGTCATGTGCTTCTGGACAACAAGG ggTCAGTAGTGGCCACTTACAGGAAGACCCATCTGTGTGATGTGGAGATTCCAGGACAGGGGCCTATGTGTGAGAGCAACTCTACCATTCCTGGGCCCAGTCTTGAGTCTCCGGTCAGCACACCAGTAGGCAAG ATTGGTCTAGCTATCTGCTATGATATGCGGTTTCCTGAACTCTCTCTGGCATTGGCTCAGGCTGGAGCAGAAATACTTACCTACCCTTCAGCTTTTGGATCTGTTACAGGCCCAGCCCACTGGGAG GTGTTGCTGCGGGCCCGGGCCATTGAAACCCAGTGCTACGTAGTGGCTGCAGCACAGTGTGGGCGCCACCATGAGAAGAGAGCCAGCTATGGCCACAGCATGGTGGTGGATCCCTGGGGAACCGTGGTGGCCCGCTGTCCTGAAGGCCCAGGCCTCTGCCTCGCCCGAATCGACCTGCGTTATGTGCGGCAGTTGCGCCAACACCTGCCCGTGTTCGAGCACCGCAGGCCTGACCTCTACGGCAGTCTGGGCCGCCCGCGGTCTTAA
- the NIT1 gene encoding deaminated glutathione amidase isoform X2, protein MLGFIVRPPHQLLSFLLCPGLQIPRLSVLCAQPRPRAMAISSSSWELPLVAVCQVTSTPDKQENFKTCAELVREAARLGACLAFLPEAFDFIARDPAETLRLSEPLGGNLLGEYTQLARECGLWLSLGGFHERGQDWEQTQKIYNCHVLLDNKGSVVATYRKTHLCDVEIPGQGPMCESNSTIPGPSLESPVSTPVGKIGLAICYDMRFPELSLALAQAGAEILTYPSAFGSVTGPAHWETKLKSPRKARSTDNPSTHPKAVFASIPYKDYVL, encoded by the exons AT GCTGGGCTTCATCGTCAGGCCTCCTCACCAGCTCCTGTCCTTTCTTTTGTGTCCTGGACTCCAGATACCTCGACTCTCAGTACTTTGTGCACAGCCCAG GCCCAGAGCCATGGCCATCTCTTCTTCTTCCTGGGAACTGCCGCTGGTGGCTGTGTGCCAGGTAACATCAACACCAGACAAGCAGGAGAACTTTAAAACATGCGCCGAGCTTGTTCGAGAGGCTGCCAGACTGGGTGCTTGCCTCGCTTTCCTGCCTGAGGCATTTGACTTCATTGCAAGGGACCCCGCAGAGACACTACGCCTGTCTGAACCACTGGGTGGGAACCTTTTGGGAGAATATACCCAGCTTGCCAG GGAATGTGGACTCTGGCTGTCCTTGGGTGGTTTCCATGAGCGAGGCCAAGACTGGGAGCAGACTCAGAAAATCTACAATTGTCATGTGCTTCTGGACAACAAGG ggTCAGTAGTGGCCACTTACAGGAAGACCCATCTGTGTGATGTGGAGATTCCAGGACAGGGGCCTATGTGTGAGAGCAACTCTACCATTCCTGGGCCCAGTCTTGAGTCTCCGGTCAGCACACCAGTAGGCAAG ATTGGTCTAGCTATCTGCTATGATATGCGGTTTCCTGAACTCTCTCTGGCATTGGCTCAGGCTGGAGCAGAAATACTTACCTACCCTTCAGCTTTTGGATCTGTTACAGGCCCAGCCCACTGGGAG ACAAAATTGAAGAGCCCTCGTAAAGCCAGAAGCACGGATAACCCCTCGACGCACCCAAAAGCAGTGTTCGCTTCCATCCCTTACAAAGACTACGTTCTGtag
- the DEDD gene encoding death effector domain-containing protein: MAGLKRRASQLWPEERGEQEHGLYSLHRMFDIVGAHLTHRDVRVLSFLFVDVIDDHERGLIRNGRDFLLALERQGRCDESNFRQVLQLLRIITRHDLLPYVTLKRRRAVCPDLVDKYLEETSIRYVTPRALSDPEPRPPQPPKTVPPHYPVVCCPTSGPQMCSKRPARGRATLGSQRKRRKSVTPDPKEKQTCDIRLRVRAEYCQHETALQGNVFSNKQDPLERQFERFNQANTILKSRDLGSIICDIKFSELTYLDAFWRDYINGSLLEALKGVFITDSLKQAVGHEAIKLLVNVDEEDYELGRQKLLRNLMLQALP; this comes from the exons ATGGCGGGCCTAAAGCGGCGGGCAAGCCAGCTGTGGCCGGAGGAGCGTGGTGAGCAGGAGCACGGGCTGTACAGCCTGCACCGCATGTTCGACATCGTGGGCGCCCACCTGACACACAGAGATGTGCGcgtgctttctttcctctttgtcgATGTCATTGACGACCACGAGCGTGGCCTCATCCGAAATGGACGTGACTTCCTACTGGCGCTGGAGCGCCAGGGCCGCTGTGACGAGAGTAACTTCCGCCAGGTGCTGCAGCTGTTGCGCATCATCACCCGTCATGACCTGCTGCCCTACGTCACCCTCAAGAGGCGGCGGGCTG TGTGCCCTGATCTTGTAGACAAGTATCTGGAGGAGACGTCAATTCGCTATGTGACCCCCAGAGCCCTCAGCGATCCAGAACCGAGGCCTCCACAACCCCCCAAAACAG TGCCTCCCCACTATCCTGTGGTGTGCTGCCCCACTTCGGGCCCTCAGATGTGTAGCAAGCGGCCAGCTCGAGGGAGAGCCACACTTGGGAGCCAACGAAAACGCCGGAAGTCAGTAACACCAGACCCCAAGGAAAAGCAGACATGTG ACATCAGACTGCGGGTGCGGGCTGAGTACTGCCAGCATGAGACCGCTCTGCAAGGCAACGTCTTCTCTAACAAGCAGGACCCACTTGAGCGCCAGTTTGAGCGCTTTAACCAGGCCAACACCATCCTCAAGTCTCGGGACCTGGGCTCCATCATCTGTGACATCAAGTTCTCTGAGCTCACCTACCTCGACGCATTCTGGCGCGACTACATCAATGGCTCGCTGCTAGAGGCGCTTAAAGGCGTCTTTATCACAGACTCCCTCAAGCAGGCTGTGGGCCACGAAGCCATCAAGCTGCTGGTGAACGTGGATGAGGAGGACTACGAGCTGGGCCGGCAGAAACTCCTGAGGAACTTGATGCTGCAGGCACTGCCCTGA
- the UFC1 gene encoding ubiquitin-fold modifier-conjugating enzyme 1: MADEATRRVVSEIPVLKTNAGPRDRELWVQRLKEEYQSLIRYVENNKNADNDWFRLESNKEGTRWFGKCWYIHDLLKYEFDIEFDIPITYPTTAPEIAVPGLDGKTAKMYRGGKICLTDHFKPLWARNVPKFGLAHLMALGLGPWLAVEIPDLIQKGVIQHKEKCNQ; this comes from the exons ATGGCGGACGAGGCCACCCGGCGGGTGGTGTCCGAGATCCCGGTATTGAAGACTAACGCCGGACCTCGAGATCGTGAGTTGTGGGTGCAGCGACTCAAAGAGGAGTATCAGTCTCTTATCCGG TATGTGGAGAACAACAAGAATGCAGACAACGATTGGTTCCGACTGGAGTCCAACAAGGAAGGGACTCG GTGGTTTGGAAAATGCTGGTACATCCATGACCTGCTCAAATATGAGTTTGACATTGAGTTTGAC ATTCCTATCACATATCCTACTACTGCTCCAGAAATTGCAGTCCCTGGACTGGATGGAAAAACAGCAAAGATGTACAG GGGTGGCAAAATATGCCTAACTGATCACTTTAAGCCTTTGTGGGCCAGGAATGTGCCCAAGTTTGGACTAGCTCATCTTATGGCTCTGGGG CTGGGTCCATGGCTGGCAGTGGAAATCCCCGATCTGATTCAGAAGGGCGTGATTCAGCATAAAGAGAAATGCAACCAATGA